In one window of Nakamurella sp. PAMC28650 DNA:
- a CDS encoding heme A synthase has protein sequence MAVTIDSRPQTTARNPGYPWWRRWPTRRVQLVIAWLAVITNGGIAVTGATVRVTGSGLGCPTWPQCQPGSLVPVSRSGLAAFHQAVEFTNRTLTGAVLIPSLGIFLALLLNPQSRRKLTWLAAVLPFGVLVQAVWGGITVRTGLAWWTVAPHLLLSLALLFVAIVVLVRVGETDAPAVDVVPRALKLLSWATVGVLVLLCMAGTLVTAAGPHGGDSSTPRLDYPVEKLAQLHADLMFLYFGLLIAMTVGFLAVKAPRKLVRRTVVLILVTGAQGAIGLVQYATGVPEALVVSHVLGAVVLTATAAAVALSTRTRIPAR, from the coding sequence ATGGCAGTGACCATCGACTCCAGACCGCAGACCACCGCCCGGAATCCGGGATATCCGTGGTGGCGCCGCTGGCCGACCCGCCGGGTGCAGCTCGTCATCGCCTGGCTCGCGGTCATCACCAACGGCGGGATCGCCGTCACCGGCGCGACGGTCCGGGTCACCGGCTCCGGGCTGGGATGTCCGACCTGGCCCCAGTGCCAGCCCGGCTCACTGGTCCCGGTGTCCCGATCCGGTCTGGCCGCCTTCCACCAGGCCGTGGAGTTCACCAACCGGACGTTGACCGGTGCGGTCCTGATCCCCTCCCTCGGCATCTTCCTGGCGCTGCTGCTCAATCCGCAGAGCCGTCGCAAGCTCACCTGGCTGGCCGCTGTGCTGCCGTTCGGCGTGCTCGTCCAGGCGGTCTGGGGCGGCATCACCGTCCGGACCGGCCTGGCCTGGTGGACCGTTGCACCCCACCTGCTGTTGTCGCTGGCCCTGCTGTTCGTCGCCATCGTCGTGCTGGTCAGGGTCGGCGAGACCGATGCCCCGGCAGTCGATGTCGTCCCCCGGGCCCTCAAGCTCCTCAGTTGGGCGACCGTCGGTGTGCTCGTCCTGCTGTGCATGGCCGGCACGCTGGTCACCGCCGCCGGTCCGCACGGCGGCGACTCGTCCACGCCCCGACTGGACTACCCGGTGGAGAAACTGGCACAGCTGCATGCCGACCTGATGTTCCTGTACTTCGGCCTGCTCATCGCGATGACGGTCGGCTTCCTGGCCGTGAAGGCGCCGCGAAAACTCGTCAGGCGGACGGTCGTCCTGATCCTCGTGACGGGCGCCCAGGGCGCCATCGGTCTCGTCCAGTACGCCACCGGGGTCCCCGAGGCGTTGGTCGTCTCGCACGTCCTCGGTGCGGTCGTCCTGACGGCGACCGCCGCGGCCGTTGCGCTGAGCACGAGAACACGGATTCCGGCCCGGTAG
- the sufB gene encoding Fe-S cluster assembly protein SufB: protein MTTAPERILDIAERPELTQEQAIDSLGHYAFGWSDSDVAGAAAKRGINEDVVRDISDKKSEPEWMTDFRVKALKLFERQPMPTWGADLSGIHFDTIKYFVRSGEKQAATWEDLPDDIKNTYEKLGIPEAEKQRLVSGVAAQYESEVVYHSIQKELEDQGVIFLDTDSALKQYPDLFREYFGSVIPSGDNKFSALNSAVWSGGSFVYVPKGVHVDIPLQAYFRINTENMGQFERTLIIVDEDAYVHYVEGCTAPIYKSDSLHSAVVEIIVKKGGRCRYTTIQNWSNNVYNLVTKRAKAEAGATMEWVDGNIGSKVTMKYPAVWMTGEYAKGEVLSIAFAGEGQHQDTGAKMLHLAPHTSSNIISKSVSRGGGRTSYRGLVRVNPGSHHSKSTVKCDALLVDTISRSDTYPYVDVREDDVSMGHEATVSKVSEEQLFYLMSRGLTEDEAMAMIVRGFIEPIARELPMEYALELNRLIELQMEGSVG, encoded by the coding sequence ATGACGACTGCTCCGGAACGCATTCTCGACATCGCCGAGCGCCCCGAGCTCACGCAGGAACAAGCCATCGACTCGCTCGGCCACTACGCTTTCGGCTGGTCGGACTCCGATGTCGCCGGTGCCGCCGCCAAGCGCGGGATCAACGAGGACGTCGTCCGCGACATCTCGGACAAGAAGAGCGAACCGGAATGGATGACCGACTTCCGGGTCAAGGCCCTGAAGTTGTTCGAACGCCAGCCGATGCCGACCTGGGGCGCCGATCTGTCCGGCATCCACTTCGACACCATCAAGTACTTCGTTCGCTCGGGCGAGAAGCAGGCCGCGACCTGGGAGGACCTTCCCGACGACATCAAGAACACGTACGAGAAGCTGGGCATCCCGGAGGCCGAGAAGCAGCGCCTGGTCTCGGGTGTCGCAGCCCAGTACGAGTCCGAGGTCGTCTACCACTCCATCCAGAAGGAGCTCGAGGACCAGGGCGTGATCTTCCTGGACACCGACTCCGCGCTGAAGCAGTACCCCGATCTGTTCCGCGAGTACTTCGGCAGCGTCATCCCCTCCGGCGACAACAAGTTCTCCGCGCTCAACAGCGCCGTCTGGTCCGGCGGTTCGTTCGTGTACGTCCCCAAGGGCGTGCACGTCGACATCCCGCTGCAGGCCTACTTCCGCATCAACACCGAGAACATGGGCCAGTTCGAGCGGACGCTGATCATCGTCGACGAGGACGCCTACGTGCACTACGTCGAGGGCTGCACCGCGCCGATCTACAAGTCCGATTCGCTGCACTCCGCCGTCGTCGAGATCATCGTCAAGAAGGGTGGCCGCTGCCGTTACACGACCATCCAGAACTGGTCGAACAACGTCTACAACCTGGTCACGAAGCGGGCCAAGGCCGAGGCCGGAGCGACCATGGAGTGGGTCGACGGCAACATCGGCTCCAAGGTCACCATGAAGTACCCGGCCGTCTGGATGACGGGGGAGTACGCCAAGGGCGAGGTGTTGTCGATCGCCTTCGCCGGCGAGGGCCAGCACCAGGACACCGGAGCCAAGATGCTGCACCTGGCGCCGCACACCTCGTCGAACATCATCTCGAAGTCCGTGTCCCGCGGCGGTGGCCGCACGTCCTATCGCGGACTGGTCCGGGTGAATCCCGGCTCGCACCACAGCAAGTCGACGGTCAAGTGCGACGCGCTGCTGGTCGACACCATCTCGCGCAGCGACACCTATCCGTACGTCGACGTCCGCGAGGACGACGTGTCGATGGGGCACGAGGCGACGGTGTCCAAGGTCAGCGAGGAGCAGCTGTTCTACCTGATGAGCCGCGGACTGACCGAGGACGAGGCGATGGCGATGATCGTCCGTGGCTTCATCGAGCCGATCGCCCGCGAGCTCCCGATGGAGTACGCGCTGGAACTGAACCGCCTGATCGAACTGCAGATGGAAGGGTCGGTGGGCTGA
- a CDS encoding metalloregulator ArsR/SmtB family transcription factor, which produces MKTFAGVAIDGPVPSADRPDAPSDRSGAPSTEGSAEVRTRETVVRLLLSGGPMTAAALAERVGFSPAAIRRHLDQLLAEGAIVSREASTIGRRGRGRPARTYLLTEIGRTRLPHAYDSLAVEALEFLADAAGPDAITAFARRRAEGLVDGVREQLAAAPDVPAKAEILAGALTAAGFAASVQEVGIGEQLCQHHCPVAHVAARFPQLCEEEMTVITEALGTYAQRLATIARGDSFCTTFIPAAHLRPATAPA; this is translated from the coding sequence GTGAAAACATTTGCCGGTGTGGCGATCGATGGCCCCGTGCCGTCCGCAGACCGGCCGGATGCACCGTCAGACCGGTCGGGCGCCCCGTCGACGGAGGGCAGCGCGGAGGTACGGACCCGCGAGACCGTCGTCCGTCTGCTCCTGTCCGGTGGCCCGATGACGGCAGCGGCCCTGGCCGAACGGGTCGGTTTCTCGCCCGCGGCCATCCGCCGTCACCTGGACCAGTTGCTGGCCGAAGGTGCGATCGTCAGCCGGGAGGCCAGCACCATCGGCCGCCGGGGACGTGGACGTCCGGCCCGCACCTATCTGCTGACGGAGATCGGACGCACCCGGCTGCCCCACGCTTACGACTCGCTGGCCGTCGAGGCGCTCGAGTTCCTGGCCGATGCCGCCGGGCCGGACGCGATCACCGCCTTCGCCCGTCGCCGCGCCGAAGGCCTGGTCGACGGGGTTCGCGAACAACTCGCCGCCGCCCCCGATGTGCCGGCCAAGGCCGAGATCCTGGCCGGTGCACTCACCGCGGCCGGGTTCGCGGCATCGGTGCAGGAGGTGGGCATCGGCGAGCAGCTCTGCCAGCACCACTGCCCGGTCGCGCACGTCGCCGCCAGATTCCCGCAATTGTGCGAGGAAGAAATGACGGTGATCACCGAAGCGTTGGGTACCTATGCCCAGAGGCTCGCCACCATCGCCAGGGGCGACTCGTTCTGCACCACCTTCATCCCGGCCGCGCACCTGCGGCCGGCGACCGCACCCGCCTGA
- a CDS encoding ABC transporter permease produces the protein MTNSPETRITPAAERPGSPFAPGAFGPDPRRAPAWRMVRAASGLELKMLLRNGEQLLLAVIIPLAVLIGLTTVSIVELATPRVDTVTPGVLALAIMSTAFTSQAITTGFDRRYGVLKRLAAAGVGKNLLVAGKCGAALVVIVGQWVVLGVVAFILGWHPHGNPIWLVLLALLGAAAFIGLALLLGGTLRAEAVLALANVIWFAMVLVGGVVIPLTKGPQWLRVIGELTPAGALSTALRDVLQRGAAPTAASLLALVFWVVVGWGGTVRWFKWQ, from the coding sequence ATGACCAATTCCCCCGAAACCAGGATCACGCCGGCGGCCGAGCGGCCCGGTTCGCCGTTCGCCCCGGGTGCGTTCGGCCCCGATCCACGACGCGCGCCGGCCTGGCGGATGGTCAGGGCCGCGTCCGGGCTCGAGCTGAAGATGTTGCTGCGCAACGGGGAACAGCTCCTGCTGGCGGTGATCATCCCGCTCGCGGTGCTGATCGGCCTCACCACGGTGAGCATCGTCGAACTGGCCACCCCGAGGGTCGACACGGTGACTCCCGGCGTGCTCGCCCTGGCGATCATGTCCACGGCCTTCACCTCGCAGGCGATCACCACCGGCTTCGACCGTCGCTACGGCGTGCTGAAGCGGCTGGCCGCAGCGGGTGTCGGCAAGAACCTGCTGGTGGCCGGCAAGTGCGGGGCGGCGCTGGTGGTGATCGTCGGGCAGTGGGTGGTCCTGGGTGTCGTCGCTTTCATCCTCGGGTGGCACCCGCACGGCAACCCGATCTGGCTGGTCCTGCTCGCGCTGCTCGGCGCCGCCGCGTTCATCGGGCTCGCGCTGCTGCTGGGCGGCACCCTGCGCGCCGAGGCCGTCCTGGCTCTGGCGAACGTGATCTGGTTCGCGATGGTGCTGGTGGGCGGGGTCGTCATCCCGCTGACCAAGGGACCGCAGTGGCTCCGGGTGATCGGTGAGCTGACACCGGCCGGAGCCCTTTCGACCGCTCTGCGTGACGTCCTGCAGCGCGGCGCCGCACCAACTGCTGCAAGTCTGCTGGCCCTGGTCTTCTGGGTCGTCGTGGGGTGGGGCGGCACCGTACGGTGGTTCAAATGGCAGTGA
- a CDS encoding ABC transporter ATP-binding protein, whose translation MVVEGLHRSFGSVNAVDGLSFQLARGSLLALLGPNGAGKTTTVEICEGFTRADAGQVRVLGLDPWRQGSALRPRIGVMLQAGGAHASARTGEMLHLMASCSANPLDPAWLLDILGLASSERTPVRRLSGGQVQRLSLAMALVGRPEMLFLDEPTAGMDPQARHLVWDLLRAARSDGVSILLTTHLLDEAELLADRIVIIDNGRSVADGTPAELTGGSSSQLRFTASPGLDLDLLRRALPLGFVVVEQTPGRYLLEGEIVPSTMATVTSFCARVGVLPTGLQVGARSLDEVYLELTGKELRG comes from the coding sequence ATCGTCGTCGAGGGGCTGCACCGAAGTTTCGGGTCGGTCAACGCGGTCGACGGGTTGTCCTTCCAGCTCGCGCGCGGATCGTTGCTGGCCCTGCTCGGACCGAACGGCGCCGGCAAGACGACCACCGTCGAGATCTGCGAGGGCTTCACCAGGGCCGACGCCGGCCAGGTCCGGGTACTCGGCCTCGACCCGTGGCGGCAGGGGTCGGCCCTGCGTCCTCGCATCGGCGTCATGCTGCAGGCCGGTGGAGCCCATGCCTCGGCCAGGACCGGTGAGATGCTCCACCTGATGGCCAGCTGCTCGGCCAATCCACTCGACCCGGCGTGGTTGCTGGACATCCTCGGACTGGCGTCCTCCGAGCGCACGCCTGTCCGCCGACTGTCAGGCGGTCAGGTCCAGCGCCTCAGCCTCGCGATGGCCCTGGTCGGCCGCCCGGAGATGCTGTTCCTGGACGAGCCGACCGCCGGGATGGACCCGCAGGCCCGGCATCTGGTCTGGGACCTGCTGCGTGCCGCGCGCAGCGACGGGGTGTCGATCCTGCTCACCACCCACCTGCTCGACGAGGCCGAACTGCTGGCCGACCGGATCGTCATCATCGACAACGGCCGCAGCGTCGCCGACGGCACGCCCGCCGAGCTGACCGGCGGGAGCTCGTCGCAGCTCCGGTTCACGGCAAGCCCGGGGCTCGACCTCGACCTGCTGCGGCGGGCGCTTCCACTGGGTTTCGTGGTGGTGGAGCAGACACCCGGCCGCTACCTGCTGGAGGGCGAGATCGTGCCGTCGACCATGGCCACCGTCACCTCGTTCTGCGCCAGGGTTGGGGTGCTGCCCACGGGCCTCCAGGTGGGCGCCAGATCACTCGACGAGGTCTACCTCGAACTGACCGGCAAGGAACTACGCGGATGA
- the mptB gene encoding polyprenol phosphomannose-dependent alpha 1,6 mannosyltransferase MptB, translating into MTTGGSTSVVGSLPGVLDATERRQLSRLRRWGTAGALLMMVGSTSSYGAATPIPNPVDGLRILGLLSRIGPAALAVSYSGIGLLVFCWFMVGRLTAPGRVRRLSRTQLTHTLAMWIVPFLVTPPIFSRDVYSYLAVGAMMVHGDNPYQFGPYTALGDGNALAHQVDLRWQYTSSPYGPAFLLMAKGVVLVTGNHVILGVLLQRYVELIGIALIVWALPRLARRCGIDPVSALWLGALNPLLLFHLVAGGHNEALMIGLMLAGLEVGLSAMCPTGRYRGGDLGRVVGGTVLITIAAGIKVTAAMGLAFLAIALARRAGGRWPDLFRWAGLSAGVVVATFGVLTLAAGAGLGWIHALSAPGSVQSFLSLSTSLGFGAGQIGLLLGLGDHTAGAIDVMQPLGTGVGGLLAVLVMWRCWQRRIEPVQGLGLALGAFVLLSPVIQPWYLLWAALPLAASTGLSLYRRAAVWLTTLFSVIIMPNGSTIPVFTIVQAVVVAAAVVGGVLLLLRRSGLPQPDPAPGGLLHPVTSPAQRARAVSTAPDTSRQ; encoded by the coding sequence ATGACCACCGGCGGATCGACGAGCGTCGTCGGCTCGTTGCCGGGGGTGCTGGACGCCACTGAACGCCGGCAGCTGTCGCGGCTACGGCGTTGGGGGACGGCCGGAGCGCTGCTGATGATGGTGGGCTCCACGTCCTCCTACGGCGCCGCGACGCCGATCCCCAACCCGGTCGACGGACTGCGCATCCTGGGGCTGCTGTCACGCATCGGCCCGGCAGCGCTGGCCGTCTCGTACTCAGGCATCGGGCTGCTGGTCTTCTGCTGGTTCATGGTCGGCCGGCTGACCGCTCCGGGGCGGGTCCGTCGGCTCTCCAGGACCCAGCTGACCCACACGCTGGCCATGTGGATCGTGCCCTTCCTGGTGACGCCGCCGATCTTCTCCCGGGACGTCTACTCGTACCTGGCCGTCGGCGCCATGATGGTGCACGGGGACAACCCCTATCAGTTCGGCCCCTACACCGCGCTCGGTGACGGCAACGCCCTGGCGCATCAGGTAGACCTGCGGTGGCAGTACACCTCCTCGCCCTACGGACCGGCCTTCCTGCTGATGGCCAAGGGCGTCGTACTGGTCACCGGCAACCACGTCATCCTCGGCGTCCTGCTCCAGCGATACGTCGAACTGATCGGCATCGCCCTGATCGTCTGGGCGCTTCCCAGACTCGCCCGCCGCTGCGGCATCGACCCGGTCAGCGCGCTGTGGCTCGGTGCCCTCAACCCCCTGCTGCTGTTCCACCTCGTCGCCGGCGGTCACAACGAGGCCCTGATGATCGGCCTGATGCTGGCCGGACTCGAGGTCGGACTGTCCGCGATGTGCCCGACCGGCCGCTACCGGGGCGGGGACCTGGGCCGGGTGGTGGGCGGAACGGTCCTGATCACGATCGCCGCCGGCATCAAGGTCACCGCGGCAATGGGTCTGGCATTCCTGGCCATCGCGCTGGCCCGGCGGGCCGGCGGTCGCTGGCCGGATCTGTTCCGGTGGGCCGGGCTGTCGGCCGGGGTGGTCGTGGCGACCTTCGGTGTCCTGACGCTGGCCGCGGGGGCCGGGCTCGGCTGGATCCACGCGCTGTCGGCGCCCGGCAGCGTGCAGTCGTTCCTGTCGCTGTCGACCAGCCTGGGGTTCGGCGCCGGTCAGATCGGTCTCCTGCTCGGGCTGGGCGATCACACGGCCGGGGCCATCGACGTGATGCAACCGCTCGGCACCGGGGTGGGCGGCCTGCTCGCCGTGCTGGTCATGTGGCGTTGCTGGCAACGGCGGATCGAGCCCGTCCAGGGCCTCGGGCTGGCGCTGGGAGCCTTTGTCCTGCTGAGCCCCGTCATCCAGCCGTGGTACCTGCTGTGGGCGGCCCTCCCACTGGCCGCGTCGACGGGTCTGTCGCTGTACCGCCGTGCGGCCGTCTGGTTGACCACCCTCTTCTCGGTGATCATCATGCCGAACGGGTCCACGATTCCCGTCTTCACCATCGTCCAGGCCGTGGTGGTGGCCGCCGCGGTGGTCGGCGGAGTGCTGTTGCTGCTCAGACGGTCCGGGCTGCCGCAGCCCGATCCCGCACCCGGTGGGCTGCTGCACCCGGTCACGTCGCCCGCCCAGCGGGCCAGGGCCGTTTCCACGGCACCGGACACCTCGCGCCAGTGA
- a CDS encoding heme o synthase has product MVAEPAAGSLSFKVKVGAYVALTKPRIIELLLITTIPAMFAAQRSVPTIWLVLATLVGGTLAAGSANALNCVVDADIDAVMRRTRARPLARLLMPTRNALIFGIALGVASCAFLAWTTTWQAAVLAVVAILFYVFVYSLWLKRRTSQNIVWGGLAGCMPVVIGWSAITGGIGWPAWVFFGVIFFWTPPHTWALAMRYREDYAAAGVPMLPVVAPERVVVRQIVIYSWAMVVCSLLLIPASSWIYAAVALPAGLVFLGIAHMLHFRVLKGVPAQPMTLFHLSNLYLTAISVAWAVDSAVGLSVIGWPR; this is encoded by the coding sequence GTGGTCGCCGAACCGGCCGCGGGCTCCCTGTCCTTCAAGGTCAAGGTCGGTGCCTACGTCGCGCTGACGAAGCCGCGCATCATCGAGCTGTTGTTGATCACCACCATCCCGGCGATGTTCGCCGCACAGCGATCCGTCCCCACCATCTGGCTCGTGCTCGCCACCCTGGTCGGTGGCACCCTCGCCGCCGGGAGCGCCAACGCGCTCAATTGCGTGGTCGATGCCGACATCGACGCTGTGATGCGCCGCACCAGAGCACGCCCGCTGGCCCGGCTCCTGATGCCGACCCGCAACGCACTGATCTTCGGCATCGCGCTCGGCGTCGCGTCCTGCGCCTTCCTGGCCTGGACCACGACCTGGCAGGCGGCCGTGCTGGCCGTCGTGGCCATCCTGTTCTACGTCTTCGTCTACTCCCTCTGGCTGAAGCGCCGGACCAGCCAGAACATCGTCTGGGGCGGTCTCGCGGGTTGCATGCCGGTGGTGATCGGATGGTCGGCCATCACGGGCGGTATCGGTTGGCCCGCGTGGGTCTTCTTCGGCGTCATCTTCTTCTGGACCCCCCCGCACACCTGGGCGCTGGCCATGCGCTACCGCGAGGACTACGCCGCGGCCGGTGTGCCCATGCTCCCGGTGGTCGCACCCGAGCGGGTCGTCGTCCGCCAGATCGTCATCTACTCCTGGGCCATGGTGGTCTGTTCACTGCTGCTGATCCCGGCCTCGTCCTGGATCTATGCCGCGGTGGCCCTGCCGGCCGGGCTGGTCTTCCTCGGCATCGCCCACATGCTGCACTTCCGGGTGCTGAAGGGTGTCCCGGCGCAGCCGATGACGCTGTTCCATCTCTCGAACCTGTACCTGACGGCCATCTCGGTCGCGTGGGCGGTCGACTCGGCCGTCGGACTGTCCGTGATCGGGTGGCCGAGATGA